The Streptococcus viridans genome includes a window with the following:
- a CDS encoding ROK family protein has protein sequence MAYYLAIDIGGTNIKYGLIDEAENLIESHEMPTEAEKGGPGILGKTKALVESYLEENNILGVCISSAGMVDPDKGEIFYAGPQIPNYAGTQFKKEIEETYQIPCEIENDVNCAGLAEVMSGNGQGAQVAVCLTVGTGIGGCLLINGEIFHGFSNSACEVGYLHLQDGAFQDLASTTALVEYVAKQHGDPVEQWSGRRIFKEATQGNTICMAGIDRMVDYLGKGLANICYVVNPQVVILGGGVMGQEAILKPKISGALKDSLVPSLADKMQLEFAHHQNTAGMVGAYYHFKQQQARRN, from the coding sequence ATGGCCTATTACCTAGCGATTGATATCGGTGGGACCAATATCAAATATGGTCTGATTGATGAAGCAGAGAATCTGATCGAGTCGCATGAAATGCCGACAGAAGCTGAAAAAGGGGGACCTGGGATTCTAGGGAAAACCAAAGCTTTGGTAGAATCTTACCTCGAAGAAAATAACATCCTTGGAGTCTGTATTTCGTCAGCTGGGATGGTTGACCCCGATAAGGGGGAAATCTTTTATGCGGGCCCTCAGATTCCCAATTATGCAGGAACTCAGTTCAAAAAAGAAATTGAAGAGACCTATCAAATTCCCTGCGAAATTGAAAATGACGTCAACTGTGCTGGTTTAGCAGAAGTGATGTCAGGGAATGGCCAGGGGGCTCAAGTTGCCGTCTGTTTAACGGTCGGTACTGGCATTGGTGGCTGTCTCTTGATCAATGGGGAGATTTTCCATGGTTTTAGCAATTCTGCCTGCGAGGTAGGTTACCTTCATCTTCAAGATGGTGCCTTCCAAGATTTGGCTTCGACGACAGCTTTGGTTGAATATGTTGCCAAGCAACATGGAGATCCTGTCGAACAATGGAGTGGTCGTCGCATATTCAAGGAAGCGACCCAAGGAAATACCATCTGTATGGCAGGAATCGATCGCATGGTCGACTACCTGGGTAAGGGGCTTGCCAATATCTGTTATGTTGTCAATCCTCAAGTGGTCATCCTTGGTGGTGGGGTCATGGGACAGGAAGCGATATTGAAACCAAAAATTTCAGGCGCCCTCAAAGACTCCCTGGTTCCAAGCCTTGCAGACAAAATGCAATTGGAGTTTGCGCATCATCAAAATACAGCAGGGATGGTAGGAGCTTACTACCATTTCAAACAACAACAAGCCAGACGCAATTAA
- a CDS encoding MurR/RpiR family transcriptional regulator, with translation MKQDRDLRSIIKSHQEEMTELELDIARYFLSPEAQQHSLSSSRVTELLHVSKAALTRFSQKCGFTGYREFIYHFNEETKSQKQQSPHDELTQDVLRRYQQVLQATENLAKDDQIKEVANLITQADRVYFFGKGSSGLVASEMKLRFLRLGVVCEALTDQDGFAWTTSILDKSCLVIAFSLSGTTRSIIHSLLDAQEMGAKTVLLTAQPDAIKDDFTEILPVAPLPGSTYIDRITATLPFLTTIDLIYAHFLEMDRERKEKIFNSYWENKKLNGYDSRRR, from the coding sequence GTGAAACAAGATCGTGATCTCCGAAGCATTATTAAGAGCCATCAAGAAGAAATGACGGAGCTAGAGTTAGACATTGCCCGCTATTTTTTATCTCCTGAAGCACAGCAACACTCTCTTTCCTCGTCTAGAGTGACGGAACTGTTGCATGTATCAAAAGCTGCTTTGACCCGTTTTTCCCAAAAGTGTGGCTTCACAGGCTATCGTGAATTTATTTATCACTTTAACGAAGAAACCAAATCTCAAAAGCAACAATCCCCGCACGACGAATTAACCCAGGATGTCTTGCGTCGCTACCAGCAGGTCCTTCAGGCTACAGAAAACCTAGCCAAAGATGACCAAATCAAAGAAGTCGCCAACTTAATCACTCAAGCAGATCGGGTCTACTTCTTTGGAAAAGGAAGCTCAGGATTGGTGGCTTCTGAGATGAAACTTCGTTTCCTCCGACTGGGCGTTGTTTGTGAGGCCTTAACCGATCAAGACGGCTTTGCATGGACGACCAGTATCTTGGATAAATCCTGTCTGGTCATTGCCTTCTCTCTGTCAGGAACCACACGCTCGATTATCCATAGCCTCTTAGATGCGCAAGAAATGGGGGCAAAAACAGTTCTTCTTACTGCTCAACCAGACGCTATCAAAGATGACTTTACGGAAATTTTACCAGTTGCTCCCCTACCTGGAAGCACCTATATTGACCGTATTACGGCAACACTTCCCTTCTTAACCACGATTGATTTAATCTACGCTCACTTTCTTGAAATGGATCGGGAGCGCAAGGAGAAAATTTTCAATAGCTATTGGGAAAACAAAAAACTCAATGGCTACGATTCACGTAGACGTTAA
- a CDS encoding V-type ATP synthase subunit I, with protein sequence MAISPMQHLSLVLPTNLMDELLLSLQSEESVQIYDLSAQEDWQVAFQTSDGTKGLAQRLDELRRREEQLEKAIQALEPFIPQKKGLEKLKEAPLSLSFQELESHGLIRDEQRLLQSVQKQLAVLAKARDRIQLAQEELASLEKWVDLTTTPDQLKRFRYVRGLIGTIPNSEQDQARQALLAHPDVEVDVVFSSETEHGVVVLYKSGDLAGIQDTLTSSHFKEFDYQGEALPKERLEQLKREIKEQGAVEAATLETLSQAKEDLNQLKYQLDYVLSLGAREEAKGSLASTAHLVALEGWIETAQLEALKAKLQKEFGSQVVLQTREVIQDEWDQVPIKLKNNALVEPFELVTEMYALPKYYEKDPTPIVSLFYFVFFGMMVADIGYGLLLTLATGFALKAFQLQPSAAKNLRFFCLLGISVALWGVVYGSFFGFEMPFALISTTTNAMTILILSVVFGFITVLVGLFLGGMKNVRLKDYTEAYNAGFAWVLILLGLMLLAVGNILPGLSYLVPIGQWLAILNAIGILVVSIVSAKKLSGLAAGLFNLYNVSGYVGDLVSFTRLMALGLSGASIGSAFNLIVNLFPTLGRFTVGLVLFVLLHAINMFLSFLSGYVHGARLIFVEFFGKFYEGGGKPFQPLKPSERYIKTKK encoded by the coding sequence ATGGCAATTAGCCCAATGCAACACCTTTCCCTGGTTTTGCCCACAAATCTAATGGACGAGCTTCTCTTGTCGCTCCAGTCAGAGGAATCTGTCCAAATCTATGATTTGAGCGCACAAGAAGATTGGCAAGTTGCCTTTCAGACGAGTGATGGGACCAAAGGATTAGCTCAAAGACTGGATGAACTAAGACGTCGGGAAGAACAGTTGGAAAAGGCCATTCAGGCCTTGGAGCCTTTCATTCCTCAAAAGAAGGGATTAGAAAAACTGAAAGAAGCTCCTTTGTCTTTGTCTTTCCAAGAGCTAGAGTCCCATGGGCTTATCCGTGACGAGCAACGTCTCTTACAGTCGGTGCAAAAGCAATTGGCTGTCTTAGCAAAGGCGCGGGATCGCATCCAGCTAGCCCAAGAAGAGCTTGCCTCTTTGGAAAAATGGGTTGATTTGACAACGACGCCGGACCAACTCAAGCGTTTCCGCTATGTCCGTGGCTTAATCGGTACCATTCCGAATAGTGAACAGGATCAGGCGCGTCAGGCCTTGCTAGCGCACCCAGATGTAGAGGTTGATGTGGTCTTCAGCTCGGAAACGGAGCATGGGGTCGTTGTCTTGTATAAGTCTGGTGACTTAGCGGGTATTCAAGATACGCTGACCAGTTCGCATTTTAAAGAGTTTGACTACCAAGGAGAGGCCCTGCCGAAAGAACGTTTGGAGCAACTCAAGAGAGAGATCAAAGAACAAGGTGCTGTCGAAGCAGCTACTTTGGAAACACTCAGTCAGGCTAAGGAAGACCTCAACCAGCTCAAGTACCAACTCGATTATGTCTTGAGTTTAGGAGCCCGGGAGGAGGCCAAAGGTTCTCTAGCTAGTACAGCCCATTTGGTTGCCCTAGAAGGATGGATTGAAACAGCTCAACTAGAAGCTTTAAAGGCTAAACTTCAAAAGGAATTTGGGAGCCAAGTCGTCTTGCAGACACGTGAAGTCATTCAAGATGAATGGGATCAGGTACCCATCAAACTGAAAAACAATGCCTTGGTGGAGCCCTTCGAGTTGGTGACCGAAATGTACGCCCTGCCCAAGTATTATGAGAAAGATCCGACGCCAATCGTCTCTCTCTTCTACTTTGTCTTCTTCGGCATGATGGTAGCAGATATCGGCTATGGGCTCTTGCTAACGCTGGCAACTGGATTTGCTCTAAAGGCCTTCCAGCTTCAGCCGAGCGCAGCAAAAAACCTTCGTTTCTTCTGCCTCTTAGGAATCTCGGTAGCCCTTTGGGGAGTCGTATATGGTTCCTTCTTCGGCTTTGAGATGCCTTTTGCTTTGATCAGTACGACCACCAATGCCATGACCATCTTGATCCTATCGGTTGTCTTTGGTTTCATTACCGTTTTGGTCGGTCTCTTCCTAGGAGGGATGAAAAATGTCCGCCTGAAAGACTATACGGAAGCCTACAATGCAGGCTTTGCCTGGGTCTTGATCTTATTGGGCTTGATGCTCTTAGCAGTCGGAAATATCCTACCAGGCTTATCCTACCTAGTCCCCATTGGTCAGTGGCTAGCCATCCTCAATGCGATTGGGATTCTGGTGGTGTCCATTGTCAGTGCCAAGAAATTATCAGGACTAGCAGCAGGTCTCTTTAATCTCTACAATGTTAGTGGGTATGTCGGAGACTTGGTCAGCTTTACCCGTTTGATGGCGCTTGGCTTGTCCGGGGCTAGTATCGGTTCAGCCTTTAACTTGATTGTCAATCTCTTCCCAACCCTGGGACGATTCACCGTCGGCCTTGTTCTCTTTGTCCTCCTCCATGCCATCAACATGTTCCTGTCCTTCTTATCAGGCTATGTGCATGGAGCGCGTTTGATTTTTGTCGAGTTCTTTGGCAAGTTCTACGAGGGTGGTGGCAAGCCCTTCCAACCTCTAAAACCGTCAGAACGCTATATCAAAACAAAAAAATAA
- a CDS encoding V-type ATP synthase subunit K, with product MESLASYFSTHGGAFFAALGVAIAVALSGMGSALGVGKTGQAAAALLKEQPEKFAQALILQLLPGTQGLYGFVIGILIWLQIKPDMALETGVAYFFTALPVAIVGYFSAKHQGNVATAGMQILAKRPEDMMKGVILAAMVETYAILAFVVSFLLTLRVG from the coding sequence ATGGAATCTTTAGCTTCATATTTCTCAACTCATGGGGGGGCCTTCTTTGCAGCCCTTGGTGTAGCCATTGCAGTGGCTCTTAGTGGAATGGGTTCAGCCCTTGGTGTTGGTAAGACCGGTCAGGCTGCTGCTGCACTCTTGAAAGAACAACCCGAAAAATTTGCCCAAGCCTTGATCTTGCAATTGTTGCCAGGTACACAAGGTTTGTATGGTTTCGTTATTGGGATCTTGATCTGGTTGCAAATTAAGCCAGATATGGCTCTTGAAACAGGGGTCGCTTACTTCTTTACAGCTCTTCCAGTTGCGATTGTTGGTTATTTCTCAGCGAAACACCAAGGGAATGTCGCAACGGCTGGGATGCAAATCTTGGCAAAACGCCCAGAAGACATGATGAAAGGAGTTATCCTTGCGGCCATGGTTGAAACCTATGCTATCTTGGCCTTCGTTGTGTCCTTCCTTTTGACTCTTCGCGTCGGCTAA
- a CDS encoding V-type ATPase subunit produces the protein MSERTYSQVNTGISVREASFLSPAQFDALLNSSDAEARANLLQGTAYALEADQLRQVQVVEQALMKHLLAEYDWAYQVAPNPAVVDLFALKYTYHNLKVFLKERATGRDLNFLLLDAGPYSLAVLEQVAKTFSSENCPEFMAQEVAATWQEYVDYQDIRVLEIGMDLAYFDHLKRLSKDMGHPLLESLVTLTIDCYNVITVERALSLKKPGSFMKQLLSDAGTLSAREVIQCVEQGNLISWFQQVNPLPYDVELSRYEEQMRAGRVSAETVEYLEHVIKYRILEQASFETDGPLPLARYLFGKELEVKNLRLVLTGLDNQLPIDKIKERMRPIYGQ, from the coding sequence ATGAGTGAACGGACGTATTCTCAAGTAAATACCGGGATTAGTGTACGTGAAGCTAGTTTTTTGAGCCCAGCTCAGTTTGATGCCCTTCTGAACAGTTCCGATGCAGAAGCGCGTGCCAATCTCTTGCAAGGGACGGCCTATGCCTTGGAGGCAGATCAACTGCGTCAAGTCCAAGTGGTCGAGCAAGCCTTGATGAAGCACCTTCTAGCTGAGTACGATTGGGCTTATCAGGTAGCTCCAAACCCAGCTGTGGTCGACCTCTTTGCCCTCAAGTACACCTATCACAATCTCAAGGTCTTCTTGAAAGAGCGAGCAACGGGGCGAGATTTGAATTTCTTGTTATTGGATGCAGGTCCCTATTCCTTAGCGGTTCTTGAACAAGTAGCCAAGACCTTTTCTTCAGAGAACTGCCCAGAATTTATGGCTCAAGAAGTAGCAGCGACCTGGCAGGAATATGTCGACTATCAGGACATTCGCGTTCTGGAGATCGGAATGGATCTGGCTTACTTTGATCATCTCAAACGCTTGTCGAAAGACATGGGGCATCCACTTCTAGAATCGCTGGTCACCTTGACCATTGATTGTTACAATGTCATCACTGTTGAGCGGGCCCTCAGCCTGAAAAAGCCAGGCAGCTTTATGAAGCAACTCTTGTCCGATGCAGGGACCCTCTCAGCAAGAGAAGTCATCCAGTGCGTCGAGCAGGGCAACCTCATCAGTTGGTTCCAACAAGTTAATCCCTTGCCTTATGATGTGGAACTGTCTCGGTACGAAGAGCAGATGCGAGCAGGGAGAGTGAGCGCTGAGACAGTGGAATACCTGGAGCATGTGATCAAGTACCGAATTTTGGAACAAGCTTCCTTTGAGACAGACGGTCCCTTGCCTTTAGCTCGCTATCTCTTCGGAAAAGAGCTGGAGGTGAAGAATCTTCGTTTGGTCTTAACGGGCCTAGATAATCAGCTTCCAATTGACAAAATAAAAGAAAGGATGAGACCGATCTATGGCCAGTAA
- a CDS encoding V-type ATP synthase subunit F: MASKTQKIAVVGNRDAILPFQMIGFQTFPVAEAQETINTLRHLSQEDFGIIYLTEDMAQEIPDTIAHYDRQVTPAVILIPTHKGSTGLGRQRIRDNVEKAVGQDIL, encoded by the coding sequence ATGGCCAGTAAAACGCAAAAAATTGCCGTTGTGGGAAACCGAGATGCCATCCTTCCTTTTCAGATGATTGGCTTTCAGACCTTTCCCGTAGCAGAGGCTCAGGAAACCATCAATACCCTACGGCACTTGAGCCAAGAAGATTTTGGAATCATCTATCTGACGGAGGATATGGCTCAGGAAATCCCAGATACCATCGCCCACTACGATCGGCAAGTAACCCCAGCCGTCATCTTGATTCCTACTCATAAGGGATCGACTGGACTGGGACGGCAACGCATTCGCGATAATGTCGAAAAAGCGGTAGGACAGGATATTTTATGA